Proteins from a genomic interval of Zingiber officinale cultivar Zhangliang chromosome 1B, Zo_v1.1, whole genome shotgun sequence:
- the LOC121977695 gene encoding AP2/ERF and B3 domain-containing transcription factor RAV1-like: MKMESSVEEEAQTPPPPPKVDLRRLGSGGSVVLDPEVGAEAESSRKKLPSSRYKGVVPQPNGRWGAQIYEKHNRVWLGTFDDEAEAARVYDVAVQRFRGRDAVTNFKPLFESSAPDAAAEQAFIASRSKDEVVDMLRKHTYPDELQQSKLKRGTKQRSSGGLGLGSPGFGAAAPQHRVKLFEKAVTPSDVGKLNRLVIPKQHAEKHFPAMTAAAKGMLLHFEDAVDGKVWRFRYSYWGSSQSYVLTKGWSRFVKEKGLRAGDVITFQRSTGAEKLLFIGWRTRSGQGRRTPTVVSATPNPAVEVVRLFGVDIVVRMPAAGGAEAKGNKRVDLSLTDERLLKKQCTETNLWSAVNSIG; this comes from the coding sequence ATGAAAATGGAGAGTAGCGTCGAGGAGGAGGCACAaactccgccgccgccgcctaaAGTTGACTTGCGTAGGCTTGGCAGTGGCGGGAGCGTCGTCCTGGATCCTGAGGTGGGCGCCGAAGCAGAGTCGTCCCGCAAGAAGCTGCCGTCGTCGCGGTACAAGGGCGTGGTGCCGCAGCCGAACGGGCGTTGGGGCGCTCAGATCTACGAGAAGCACAACCGCGTCTGGCTCGGCACGTTCGATGACGAGGCCGAGGCTGCTCGAGTCTACGACGTCGCCGTCCAGCGCTTCCGCGGCAGAGATGCCGTCACCAACTTCAAACCCCTCTTCGAGTCCTCGGCCCCCGACGCCGCGGCCGAACAGGCGTTCATCGCCTCGCGCTCGAAGGACGAGGTCGTCGACATGCTCCGTAAGCACACCTACCCAGACGAGCTGCAGCAGAGCAAGCTAAAGCGGGGGACGAAACAGCGGTCGAGCGGCGGCCTCGGGCTCGGTTCGCCGGGATTTGGAGCGGCGGCGCCGCAGCACAGGGTGAAGCTCTTCGAGAAGGCGGTGACGCCGAGCGACGTGGGGAAGTTGAACCGGCTGGTGATCCCGAAGCAGCACGCGGAGAAGCACTTCCCGGCGATGACGGCCGCCGCTAAGGGCATGCTTCTCCACTTCGAGGACGCCGTCGACGGGAAGGTGTGGCGGTTCCGGTACTCGTACTGGGGCAGCAGCCAGAGCTACGTGCTGACCAAGGGATGGAGCAGGTTCGTGAAGGAGAAGGGTCTCAGGGCCGGCGACGTCATCACCTTCCAGCGCTCCACCGGCGCTGAGAAGCTGCTCTTTATCGGGTGGAGGACCCGCTCCGGCCAAGGTCGGCGCACGCCGACGGTGGTATCCGCGACGCCCAACCCCGCTGTCGAGGTCGTGAGACTTTTTGGGGTCGACATCGTTGTTAGGATGCCGGCGGCCGGCGGAGCCGAGGCAAAGGGGAACAAGCGCGTAGATTTGAGCTTGACGGACGAAAGATTACTCAAGAAGCAATGCACGGAGACTAATCTTTGGTCGGCTGTTAATTCGATCGGTTAA
- the LOC121977683 gene encoding 5-dehydro-2-deoxygluconokinase 2-like: MALRTLNPPWRWRPEPSSLIDVRTTLLLPPRRSALPPATVAVGACASRQITAGNGGVWDPVVGGEARNRVRKSVDLATLGNLCVDIVLGVPSLPSASKEERRAYMERLAASPPDKKFWEAGGNCNLTIAASRLGLLCLTLGHVGDEIYGNFLLEVLEDENINFLGMSKNVDETSSITDYQTLLCWVLVDPFQKHGFCSIADFSEEPVFSWMTELTEEIKMAIQQAKILFCNGYAFDEFFPDLIISALDCAISSGTSVFFDPGPRVKTLSNGTPQEQMALQQFLWQSDVLLFTSDEVEALTGIHNPIEAGKTLIREGARTKWVIIKMGAKGSILIDHTTVSCAPSFKVNVVDTVGCGDSFTAAIAFGFLHGMPAINTLTLANAIGAATATGCGAGRNVAHLNKVLELLKQSTLNEDDNFWNKLICGNSLNNEVLLLSKVSINGHNHRLIRIPISSVVPKLLTIFEGAFRSTVST, translated from the exons ATGGCTCTCAGAACCCTAAACCCGCCATGGCGTTGGAGGCCAGAACCCTCGTCCCTGATCGATGTCCGGACGACCCTCCTCCTTCCTCCGAGAAGATCGGCCCTCCCTCCTGCCACCGTCGCTGTCGGCGCCTGCGCCTCCCGACAGATCACCGCCGGGAATGGCGGGGTTTGGGATCCCGTTGTTGGTGGCGAGGCGAGGAACAGGGTGCGGAAGAGTGTCGATCTCGCGACGCTGGGGAACCTCTGCGTAGACATCGTTCTCGGCGTCCCGAGCTTGCCGTCAGCGTCCAAGGAGGAGCGGCGGGCATACATGGAACGGCTGGCGGCTTCGCCTCCTGATAAG AAATTTTGGGAAGCTGGTGGTAACTGCAACTTGACCATTGCTGCATCAAGGCTAGGACTATTGTGTTTAACTCTTGGTCATGTTGGCGATGAAATTTACGGGAACTTTCTCCTTGAGGTGCTTGAGGATGAGAACATTAATTTTTTAGGAATGAGTAAAAATGTTGATGAAACTTCTAGTATTACAGATTACCAAACCCTTTTGTGCTGGGTTCTGGTTGATCCATTTCAAAAGCATGGTTTCTGCAG CATTGCTGATTTCAGTGAGGAACCTGTATTTAGTTGGATGACTGAGCTGACAGAAGAAATTAAGATGGCTATCCAGCAAGCTAAGATATTATTCTGCAATGGTTATGCATTTGATGAATTCTTCCCTGATTTGATCATCTCTGCACTTGATTGTGCTATTAGTAGTGGAACATCAGTATTTTTTGATCCTGGCCCACGAGTTAAAACTCTTTCAAATGGAACCCCTCAAGAACAGATGGCACTTCAGCAATTTCTGTGGCAAAGTGATGTTCTTCTTTTTACTTCAGATGAG GTTGAGGCATTAACGGGGATCCACAATCCTATTGAGGCAGGAAAGACACTAATCAGAGAAGGTGCACGAACAAAATGGGTCATTATTAAGATGGGTGCGAAAGGATCAATTTTGATTGACCACACCACTGTGTCATGTGCTCCCTCATTCAAG GTAAATGTTGTTGATACTGTGGGGTGTGGCGATAGTTTTACTGCAGCCATAGCTTTTGGATTTCTACATGGCATGCCTGCGATTAACACATTAACACTGGCAAATGCAATAGGTGCTGCAACTGCAACTGGTTGTGGAGCTGGTAGAAATGTTGCTCATTTGAACAAGGTATTAGAACTACTCAAGCAGTCAACTCTCAATGAGGATGATAATTTTTGGAATAAACTAATTTGTGGGAATTCTTTGAACAATGAAGTTTTGCTTCTGTCAAAAGTCTCCATAAACGGACACAACCATCGCCTTATCCGCATTCCTATTTCCAGTGTAGTACCGAAACTACTTACAATATTTGAAGGTGCATTTAGAAGCACGGTGTCAACTTGA